The DNA region GCCCGACGTCCAAAGGGGCAACGCTTCGCGTGATCGCCGAAGTGCCGCATCCGTCGCACATCGAGCGCGTCGACCTCGACAAGGACGGCCTGCAGGACCTGCTGGTCGGCGACCTCGGGTCGTTCCAGCCCGCCGATCACACCAACGGCGCCATCGTGTGGCTGCGGCGCGGCAAGGACGGCGCCTACACGCCCATCACGCTCGCCCGCCAGCTCGGACGGGTCGCCGACGTCCGCGCCGCCGACTTCGACGGCGACGGCGACCTCGATCTCGTGGCCGCCGTGTTCGGCTGGCGGAAGACCGGCAGCCTGCTCCTGCTGCAGAACCAGACGAAGGACTGGAAGTCCCCGCAGTTCCTGATCGCCGAGCTCGATCGCCGCCACGGCGCCATCCACGTGCCGGTCACCGACCTCAACGCCGACGGCCGGCCCGACATCGTCGTGCTCTTCGCGCAGGAGCACGAGACGGTGGCGGCGCTGGTCAACGCGGGCAACGGCACCTTCCGCACCGAGACGATCTTCGAGGGGCCCCACCCGAACTGGGGGTCGTCGGGCATCGAGCTGGTCGACATGGACAAGGACGGCGACCTCGACGTGCTGCACACGCACGGCGACACGTTCGACGACTTCATCCTGAAGCCGTATCACGGCATCACGTTGCTCGAGAACCGGGGCAGTTTCCCGTATGTGGCGACGTCGATTGCCTCGCTGCCCGGCGCGCATCGCGCCCTGGCGGCCGACCTCGACGGCGACGGCGACCTCGACATCGCGGCGGCGGCGATGGTGGCCGGCGGCGGTGGCCCCGCCGAGGCCACGCTGCCCGCGGTGGTGTGGCTGGAGCAGACGGCGCCGGGCACGTGGGCCCGCCACCCGATCAAGGTCGGCACTCCTGCCTACGCGACGCTCGACGTCGGCGACATCGACAAGGACGGACGGCCCGATCTGGTGGTCGGCTCGTTCGCGTTCGGCAGGCCGATGGACTCGGTGGTGGACGTGTGGCGGAATCGCAAGGCGCGCTGACTGGGCACCTTCCTGACGTTCCCTGACCGTCGACCTGAAGGTCGACGGCTACGTCGGGTGGTGGCTGGGTGTTCGGGCGTCGAGCGTTTCGCGTCCGGCGCTCGACGTCAAACGTCAAATGTCAGACGTCAAACGTCAAACGTCAATCGATGCTGAACGTCGCGGTCTTGCTGTCGCTGCCGCGCTCGTCCTCGACGAGCACGCGCAACTGGTACACGCCGCGCGGCAAGCCGTCGATCGGGATGCGCTGCAGTTGCGGCAGCTGCCCGCGCGCGTCGAGCGCGGTCGGCGTCATCGGTAGCGCACTGACCACCCGGCCCTGCGACAGCAGCTCGAGGCGAATCGCGGGGCGCGAGCCCGGCCGGCCATACGCCGTGAAGAAGAAGGCCAGTTCGCGATCCTGCCTGGTGCGGACCGGCACGCCGACGTCGGGGTACAGCAGCAGATCGCCGACGTAGAGCGGGTTCTTCTCGTCGCGGTCGGCCGCCGCCACCTGCTCGGCGCGCCGCACGATCACCACGCTGCTGACGCGCGGGTGGGCGGCCCCGGGCGAGGGCACCGTCACGGTGGAGATGCGCGCGCTGCTGCGCTGCGACCGGGCGTCGTACACCATCGCCTCGACGCTGTAGGCGCCGGGCAGGAGCTCCGGCTGGCGGTAGAACAGGATCTCGCCGCTTCTGGCCGACGCGAGTTCCTCGATGCGCCCCGAGAGCAGGTACTGCTGGCTGGTCTTGTAGGCGACGCGCCCGCGCGTGTCGCGGACGCGCACGACGATCACGGCCTCGGCCGCGTACGTGCCCTGCGCCTCGTCCTTGTCGTAGGCGAGGGCGTCCACGCGCAGGGCCACCAGGATCGGCGTCAGGCCGGGCCGGGCGGCCTCGGGGAACGACAGGCCGCCGGCGCTGATCGGGAACGCGTTGGGCAGCGGCGTCCTGTCGAGCAGGGCCAGCGGCACGCTCTCGTAGCCGAGGATCGGCATGGGGCTCAGCGATCGCACGGCGAAGTAGCCGCGACGCGCGAAGACGCGCGTCGCCGGGCGCTTCACCTTCACGTCGATCGTGCGGAACTGGCCGTCGAACTGCTGGTTCGACGGCGCGTACGTGAGCACGTAGTGGAAGCGCATGTCCTCGTCGATGCGCTTGAACGCCGACTGCAGGTTGTTGGTGTCGCGCACCAGGAAGCCGCCGGTGTCGCGCGCCAGGTCGCCCAGGCCGGTGTGCGGGTCCATCCTGAGCATGTCCTCGTTGCGCTCGAGGATGCGCAGCATCGAGCCGGTCAGCGGCAGCGAGCCCGATTCGTTCTGCACGATGCGATCGACACCAGCCGCCGTCATCTCCCGGCGCACGTCGCCCACCGTGCTCTCGGCGCGCAGCCCGGACGCGTCCACGGTGTAGATGGTCACGTTGGCGCGGTTGGCCGTGTCGACCACCGACCGGAACGCCGCCTGGGCGGCCGGCGGGACGGCCAGGCCCTCGGAGAAGAAGACGATCGTCTTGCGGCCCGGCGTGTCCTGCAGGCTGGCCACCACCGCCAGCAGCGCATTGGTGGTGCTGTACCCCTGCTGCTCACGCTCGAGCGTGTCGAAGATCTCGAGCATCCGCGACTCCATGCGGTTCTGCGCGAGTTCCACCTCGATGCTGCCGATCGCCTGCGTGCCGGTCGGGCCGGGATTGCCGCGGTTGGCGGCCACGGTGGCCGTCAGCTCCGGGCCGAGCACCTGCCGTCGCTCCTGCAGTTCCACGATGCGCCGGTCCCGCTGCTGGAACTGCGAGGCATTGAGCCCGCCGATGCGCTGCAGCCCCGCGCGCACGGCAGCGGGGTCACGCGTGAAGGGCTGCACCAGGTTGACCTGCAGGTCGATGGCGAAGACGCCCATCGCGTCGGGCAGCGCGTCGGCGGTCATCGGGATGCCGCTCAGGGCCGCCCGCTGGGCCAGCGCGCGGTTGTCGGCCGACAGGCGGTCGAACACCAGCGCCGTGAGCCCGGCCGCATCGGGGACCGCAGCCGGATTCGCGGCAGCGTCACCGGATGCCCCACCGACGCGCGTCACGCCGTCGCGCTTGCGCGCCGCCACGGCGATGCCGGCGCCGCGGTTGGCGATCGAGAACGACCCGACGGTCTGCCGCAGGCCGTCCTCGTAGAGCTCGAAGTCCTCGGGCGTGAGGTCGGTGACCAGCTGGCCCTTGCCGTCGCGCACGACGACGTCCACGACGATGGCGGTCGACGACGTCTCGAAACGGGGGGGCTGCGCGCCCTGCCCCGGCGCGGCGGGATTGGGGCGCGTCTGCGCCCACACCACGCCCGTGAGGAGGACGGCGAGTACGGCCGCCAGGGTCCGTCGACGAGGAGGTGTAGGTGACATGGGCGACCTGCCGGAAAGCGCGCCAACGGCGCGGTGAGACACCGCGCCCTGCCTGTAGAGCGCGGGAACCTACGCGAGGGCCGCGGCAATCCCTCGCATGTACGACAGCGACTCGAGCATCCCCGGCACCGGGTCGTCGGCCTTGATCTCGTACTCGAGGGAGACGTGGCCGGCGAACTTCGTCCGGACCAGTTCCTTGAACACGCCGACCACCGGCAGGATCCCACGCCCGACCTCGACCTGGCTGTCCTTGTTGGTGCCGTCGGTCAGGTCCTTGATGTGCAGGTCGAGCAGGCGTGGCCCGGCCAGCGCCACGGTCTTGACGACGTCGGCGCCGGCGCGCGTCGCGTGGCCGATGTCCATGCACACGCCCATCCGCGGGTCGCGCTTGTCGATCTTCTTCAGCACGTCCGACGGGGCGGGCCACCACGGGTCTTCGGTGCCGTGGTTGTGGATGGCCGCCTTGATGTCGAACTCCTTGACCATCTTCTCGAGCAGGTCGAGGGTGTCCGGCGCCGGCGAGCACACCACCAGCGGCATGCCGGCGGCCTTGGCGTACTCGAAGTCCTTGCGCATCGCCGCCTCGTCGGCCGTCTTCCACGTGAGCGTGCCGCCGCCCATGATGGTGATGCCGGCGTCCTCGAACTCCTTGCGCGCCGCCCGGATCTGCTCGGGCGAGTCGGTGCGCGCCAGGTGCACGTCCTTGATCGTCACGTACTTGACGTTGAGCTGCTTCAGCGCGGCGATCGCCTTGTCGCGCGGGAACTTGCGCAGCGAGTAGGACGCGACGCCGATCTTGAGCGGCAGCGGCTTCGGGGCCGTCGACTGCGCGGCAGCCGGCACGCTGACGGCCAGCGACCCGAGGGGCGCGGCGGCAGCCAGGCCCGCCAGTTGGAGCATCGAGCGACGGGAGAGGACGGACGAGGACGAGGACACGGGCACTCCTTGCGGGTCGACCTGACCGGGAAACGGCATCTCAGGCCAGGTCGGGTAGCCTGGTGGCGGCCGGACGCGCGGTGGCGTGCGCCCGGAATTCCTTCAACAGCGACAGCGCCAGTGCGTTCTCGGCCTGCGGCTCCTGCCTTGGCCCGAACGCCGCGATCAGCCGATCGAACCTGTCGCGGTCCACCTCGCCGGACTGATCGACGTTGAGCAGGCCCATCGCCCACCCCTCGAACACCCGGGCAGGGATGGGGCCATCGAGCAACAGCTCGATGTCGGTGTGGCGCGCGTCACGGGCGATGCGGTCGTAGGTCAGCAGGAGCGGCTGGCGGCGTCCCTCGAGCAACTGGAGAAAGTGCCCGCGGCCGTACAGCAGGAGGCCGGTGAGGCCGTCCTGCTCGTTGCGACGCTGCGAGTACGCCACCAACTGCGCCAGTTCCGCCATCGTCCAGTCGCGCGTCGAGCGACTGAGGTACAGCATGTGAAACAACGCCATCGCTGCCCGGAGGATACCGCACCCGCCATCCCACCGGTATGCCCGGCCCGGCGCCAGCACGCTACGGGGTCACGGTGAACCGCGTCGCGCGCGAGAGCACGTGCCCGGCGACGGGCACCCTGACCCGCAGGTCGTAGGTGCCGGGGGCGAGTTCGGCCACCGGCAGTGAGGCGATCTGCTGGATCCGGCCTCCTTCGCCGGGCGGCCCGAGGGCGAGTTGCGCCGCGCCGACCACCTGCGAGCCGCGGGCCACCTCCACGTCGACGCCGGACACCGGTGCGCCCATCGGCACCACCGAGAACGCAAACGTGAGATCGGCCGCACGGGCCCGCGAGACCGTCTGCCCGACCTGCGGAAACAGCAGCACGCCGTCGTGCAGCAACGGACTGCGTCGCTGCGTGCCCGTCATCGCGCCCCGCTGCGCGTGCTGCACCACGAACACGCTGCCGAGCCGCGGCAACCCCGGCATCGGGCGGGGCACGTCGAGGCTCCCCACGCGCACGCTGGCACGCTCGGCCTGCATGTCCTGCACCACGGCCTCGACGACGTACGTGCCCGGCGGCAGCGACACCTGCCGGTGGAACAGCATCACCTGTGCCTGCGATGCCGGCATGTCGGCCAGGGCGCCTTCGAGCACGTACTGGTCGCTCGCCTTGGCGAGCACCTGGCCGTTGATGTCGCGGATGCGAAGCAGGAACACGGCCTCGGCCCGATACCGATCCCCCTCCTGCTCGTACCGGAAGTGCCGCGCGTCGGCCTGCACGAGCAACGGCACGATCGACACGTCCGAGTCGGCCGTCGGGAACACCAGGCGCTCGAGTTGCACCGGAAAGGCATTCGGCAAGCGTGAGGCCTCGAGCGCCGACACGGCCGGGGCCTCCCAGGCGTGCGTGACCAGGCCGCGGGTCGGCGCCACGGCGTAGTAGCCATGGCGGGCGCTCACCGTGACGCCGGGGCGACGGACCTTCACCTTGATGCGCCGGTACTTGCGGTCGTAGGTCGGGTTGGACGACACGTACGTGAGGACGTAGTGGTTGGCCATGTCCTCGGACACGCGCGTGAACACGCGCGCGAGGTCGTTGGTCGACTCGAGGTAGGCGCCACCGGTGTCGCGCGCCAGGCGACCGAGCGAGGCGGCCGGCGTGGACATCAGCAGCGCCTCGAAGCGCTCGACGCCGGCCAAGCTTCCCACCGAGTTGCCAGACGCCATCGCCAGGAGTCTGTTGCGCGGCTCCTCGAGCGGCGACACCGTCCGTAGGCCGGCCGCATCGATGGTGTAAATCGCGACGTTGGCGCGGTTGGCCGCGTTGATTACGTCCTGCAGCCGCCCGCGCAGCGACGGCCCCTGATCGAGTCCCTCCGACAGCAGCACCAGGCTCTTGCGCCCGGGGACGTCGGCCATCGTGCCGATGACGGCCAGCAGCGCATCCTGCGTGATGTTGCTGCGGAAGTCGCGCTCGGCCATCTCGAAGCCGAGCATCATCCGCAACTGCATCGCCTGGAGGTCGCCGATCGTCCCGGGCCTCGTCGTCCCGAGCGGCGGCGGCACGGCGCCGCCACCCACGCCGGTCCCGCCCGCCTGCAGGTCGAGGATGGCGGCCTGGTCCTGCCCGAACGGCAAGGCCTGGTTCTGACCGAGCACGTCCACGGCCTGGCGGATGCGGCGGTAGTCGCGCGTGAAGTTGGCCACCGGCTGCAGCGACATGCCGATCCCGAACACGCCGATGACACCCGGCGCCTCGGGCCCGTTGCCGATGAACTGCCGCGCGGCACGGTGCGCGAGCCATCGCGACTCCGGCGTGAGCCTGTCGAA from Luteitalea sp. TBR-22 includes:
- a CDS encoding VCBS repeat-containing protein, coding for MHLQAWDRARRPALRWLIALALLGGAPAVYPSASPAATATTGGPAALPPDLPVATEAEVRQRCGTVCHRMPPPDILPRAAWRDELVRMQLIMDGVPEPAGMMGAATAMIPLPPDMLRIQRFYEQGAPEALPAHTPWPAGPSPADFDREALRLEGQPGASLPAVANVRLLDLDGDGAAEIVASDMRAGLVMAGPTSKGATLRVIAEVPHPSHIERVDLDKDGLQDLLVGDLGSFQPADHTNGAIVWLRRGKDGAYTPITLARQLGRVADVRAADFDGDGDLDLVAAVFGWRKTGSLLLLQNQTKDWKSPQFLIAELDRRHGAIHVPVTDLNADGRPDIVVLFAQEHETVAALVNAGNGTFRTETIFEGPHPNWGSSGIELVDMDKDGDLDVLHTHGDTFDDFILKPYHGITLLENRGSFPYVATSIASLPGAHRALAADLDGDGDLDIAAAAMVAGGGGPAEATLPAVVWLEQTAPGTWARHPIKVGTPAYATLDVGDIDKDGRPDLVVGSFAFGRPMDSVVDVWRNRKAR
- a CDS encoding VWA domain-containing protein: MSPTPPRRRTLAAVLAVLLTGVVWAQTRPNPAAPGQGAQPPRFETSSTAIVVDVVVRDGKGQLVTDLTPEDFELYEDGLRQTVGSFSIANRGAGIAVAARKRDGVTRVGGASGDAAANPAAVPDAAGLTALVFDRLSADNRALAQRAALSGIPMTADALPDAMGVFAIDLQVNLVQPFTRDPAAVRAGLQRIGGLNASQFQQRDRRIVELQERRQVLGPELTATVAANRGNPGPTGTQAIGSIEVELAQNRMESRMLEIFDTLEREQQGYSTTNALLAVVASLQDTPGRKTIVFFSEGLAVPPAAQAAFRSVVDTANRANVTIYTVDASGLRAESTVGDVRREMTAAGVDRIVQNESGSLPLTGSMLRILERNEDMLRMDPHTGLGDLARDTGGFLVRDTNNLQSAFKRIDEDMRFHYVLTYAPSNQQFDGQFRTIDVKVKRPATRVFARRGYFAVRSLSPMPILGYESVPLALLDRTPLPNAFPISAGGLSFPEAARPGLTPILVALRVDALAYDKDEAQGTYAAEAVIVVRVRDTRGRVAYKTSQQYLLSGRIEELASARSGEILFYRQPELLPGAYSVEAMVYDARSQRSSARISTVTVPSPGAAHPRVSSVVIVRRAEQVAAADRDEKNPLYVGDLLLYPDVGVPVRTRQDRELAFFFTAYGRPGSRPAIRLELLSQGRVVSALPMTPTALDARGQLPQLQRIPIDGLPRGVYQLRVLVEDERGSDSKTATFSID
- a CDS encoding sugar phosphate isomerase/epimerase, giving the protein MSSSSSVLSRRSMLQLAGLAAAAPLGSLAVSVPAAAQSTAPKPLPLKIGVASYSLRKFPRDKAIAALKQLNVKYVTIKDVHLARTDSPEQIRAARKEFEDAGITIMGGGTLTWKTADEAAMRKDFEYAKAAGMPLVVCSPAPDTLDLLEKMVKEFDIKAAIHNHGTEDPWWPAPSDVLKKIDKRDPRMGVCMDIGHATRAGADVVKTVALAGPRLLDLHIKDLTDGTNKDSQVEVGRGILPVVGVFKELVRTKFAGHVSLEYEIKADDPVPGMLESLSYMRGIAAALA
- a CDS encoding BLUF domain-containing protein, which codes for MALFHMLYLSRSTRDWTMAELAQLVAYSQRRNEQDGLTGLLLYGRGHFLQLLEGRRQPLLLTYDRIARDARHTDIELLLDGPIPARVFEGWAMGLLNVDQSGEVDRDRFDRLIAAFGPRQEPQAENALALSLLKEFRAHATARPAATRLPDLA
- a CDS encoding VWA domain-containing protein, with protein sequence MTFRRAAAALFTCACVAATPRAQQPSPAQDPEPTFRLRTDAVLVDVVVRGDGRRPVTGLTADDFEIREDGVVQYVTSFTARESQAVRVMTAGEIDAPPPGARVRPDDSIGDAGVVAIVFDRLTPESRWLAHRAARQFIGNGPEAPGVIGVFGIGMSLQPVANFTRDYRRIRQAVDVLGQNQALPFGQDQAAILDLQAGGTGVGGGAVPPPLGTTRPGTIGDLQAMQLRMMLGFEMAERDFRSNITQDALLAVIGTMADVPGRKSLVLLSEGLDQGPSLRGRLQDVINAANRANVAIYTIDAAGLRTVSPLEEPRNRLLAMASGNSVGSLAGVERFEALLMSTPAASLGRLARDTGGAYLESTNDLARVFTRVSEDMANHYVLTYVSSNPTYDRKYRRIKVKVRRPGVTVSARHGYYAVAPTRGLVTHAWEAPAVSALEASRLPNAFPVQLERLVFPTADSDVSIVPLLVQADARHFRYEQEGDRYRAEAVFLLRIRDINGQVLAKASDQYVLEGALADMPASQAQVMLFHRQVSLPPGTYVVEAVVQDMQAERASVRVGSLDVPRPMPGLPRLGSVFVVQHAQRGAMTGTQRRSPLLHDGVLLFPQVGQTVSRARAADLTFAFSVVPMGAPVSGVDVEVARGSQVVGAAQLALGPPGEGGRIQQIASLPVAELAPGTYDLRVRVPVAGHVLSRATRFTVTP